The nucleotide sequence TCTGCTTCTTTCTCGCCTATCCTGTTTCGCGTTATGGATACCTTCTTCTATTCAGTAAGCCTGCTGGCGGTTCTGCTGCTGCCCTTGGCGGCGCGGGCGCAACTTACTGTGCCGGCCGGTAGCACGCTCAGCGTGGGCAGCGGCAGCACACTCAGCGTGGTGGGGGCGGTGCAAAACGCCGGTACCATCACCAACCAAGGCACGCTACAGCTCACGGGCCACCTCACCAGCACCGGCACGCTCAGCGGCACCACGGGCCAACTGAAACTGGCCGGCACGGGCGCAGCCCAAAGCCTGAACGTATCCGGCGTATTGTCTTCCTTGGAAATTCTGAACCCGCAGGGGGCCACGCTGGCGGCGCCGCTCCGGGTGCGGCAACTGCAACTTACGGGCGGGGCAGTGCGGCTTGGTGCGCATACGCTTACGTCCACCGTCGGCGGCACTATTGCGGGCGTTGACGGGGCAGCGGGCCGTTTTATTATTACCGATGGCACCGGCATGCTGCAACAGATTGTGGGAACCACGGCCCAGCTGTTTCCAACCGGGCCCAGTGCCACCAGCTACGCTCCGGCCACTCTCACCCGCTCCGTCGGCTCTGAGCTGTACGAGCTGCGCACGGCCAGCGGCTTCCTTAGCGGCGGCAGCACCGGCGCCCCGCTTACGTCCGATGCGGTAGGCCTCCATTGGGAGTTGACTGCCCCCGATGTGAGGCCCTTCACCTTAACGGTACAGTGGCAGGCCGACAACGAGCTGAGTGGCTTCGACCGAACGCAATCGGCGCTAGGGCGCTGGACCGGCACGGCTTACGGCGTAACCGAGGACTTCGGGCCAGCCGCTGGTAGTGGGCCTTACACGCGCACCGTGAGCGGCCTGACCAGCACTGGCCCCTACGTGGTGCTCGACCGTCAGGCCCCGCTGCCCGTGGAGCTGACGCGGTTCGAGGCCCACCGACCCGCCGGCCAGCCGCGGGTGCAACTACACTGGAACACTGCCTCGGAAAAAAACAACGCCGGCTTCGAGGTGCAGCGCCAGGACGAAGGCCAGACCAGCTTCCGGCGGGTGGGCTTCGTGGCCGGGCGTGGCACCAGCAGCAGCCCCACCGACTACGCCTTCCAAGACCCCAACGACTTCCGGGGCCTGAGCTACTACCGCCTCCGCCAGCTCGACCAGGACGGTACCGAAAGCTTCTCGCCGGTGCGCGTGGTGTCGGGCCTTGCTGGCGGAGCGGCGTTCAGTTTGAGTGCTTATCCGAATCCGGTGGCCACACAAAGCACTCTCACGCTGGAAGCCACTGGCTTGCTGCCCACCGGCCTCCAGCTAACCCTCTACGCCGCCGATGGCCGGCAGGTGCGTCACCTTTCTTGGCCCGCCGGCCAGGCGCAGCAAACACTGTCGGCCGACTTGCCGGCGGGGGCTTACTGGCTGCGCTACCACGCTCCTGACGGTACCACGGGCACGCTGCCGCTGCTAGTAGCAGAATAGCCCGTCCAACATCTTCGGTACTAGGCTACCTCCGTGGTCTGTTTCGTGCGCTGCTCTAGCGCCTTGCTGTTTCGCTCTTTTTAGGGTGCTTACGTGCCCTATCATGCCTGATTTTATCCCCGTTCAAGCCATGAAAACTGCTGCCTTTCTGCTCAAACTTCTATTCAGTGTATTGATGCTTACCACCGTGGCGCTACTGGTATCCGAAATAGCGCAGGCCCGCCACTCGGTTGCTCGTCCAGACTTTGCGCACCCCAACACCACCGCGCCTTCCGTGTACAGCTACGTGCGGCATACCCGTGAATAACTTGCTGGCAATCAGGTGTATGTTCGCTTGTATAGCAGAAGTTAAGTGCCCGTGTTTGCGGCGTACGGCAGTGGTGTTTGTCTGCCTTCGGCTTCTCTCTGCGGTGAGAATACAGCGCCTTCTGTACCTATAAGCTGCTAACCGCGGCCGCCCATACTGCCGCCAACAGGCTACCCCACGCCTTCCTTCCATTCGCTCTTTTACTTCTCTGCTTGTATGATACTCACTCCGTTTTGGCGAGCTGCCGCTTTGGGTATGTTGCTCGTCGCCGCCGCTTGTTCAACTGATAAAAAGCCAGAAGCCGCCACTGCCACCGTGCCCTTGCCCATAGCGGCTACCGCGGCCGTAGCCGTCCCGGCCGAAAAGCCAGCGGCAGTTGCGCCCGAAACCGCACCGTCCGTCCCGGCCGGCTTCGACCCCGGCGCTGTGCCCGTCTCGACGGCTACAGTAGGTGCTTTCCCGTTCGTGAGTCTGCTTGATGGCTACAAGGCAATGACCCGCGAAAACTCGTCCGGTAATTCAACTAAAGACTACCTCAAAGACGTGGCCTTCGACCAGTACGAGTTCTTCGACGGCACAAAGCTAATTCCAGTGGAAGGGCGCCTCTACACGGTGCGAGCCATGGGCAAAGAAGCTTCCTTTTTCCAGGTGCAGAAAACCTACGAGACCTTGCTGAAAGGCTTGGGCGGCGTAACGGTGTTTGAGGGCCCCACCAAGAAAATGAAGGAGCTTAAACTCGCCTACGGAGACCCTCGCCACCGGTCGCGCTACATGCCCGAAAACGAAAAGATGGGGGTGTACATGGCGCGCCTCCCCGACCGTGAAATATGGGTGGAAACTTACTCGGTGTGGGACGATGCCAACAACTACTGGCTGACGGTGGTGGAGAAAAAGGGGCTGCCCATGCAGGCTACCGTGCTGCCCGCCGCCGAAATGAAAAAAGCCCTTGATGCTACCGGCCACGTAGCCCTCTACCTCAATTTCGATACCGACCAGGCCACGCTCAAGCCTGATGCCCAAGCTACTATAGCTCAAATCATCAGCCTGCTGGCCCAAAGCCCCGACCTTAAGCTGGCCGTGCAGGGCCACACCGATAATCTTGGCACGCCTCAGCACAACCAGGAGTTGTCGGAGGCCCGGGCCCGCACGGTGGTGGCCACCCTTGCGGCCCAAGGCATTGCCGCCGACCGCCTGCAAGCCGCTGGCTTCGGCCAAACCAAGCCCCTGGCCGACAACGCCACCGAAGAAGGCAAAGCCAAAAACCGCCGCGTCGAGCTGGTAAAACTGTAGCTGCGCCTTGCTTCTGCGGGGCTTGTCTGGGTGCAAGCCATATACTACAACTACAACTCCCTGGCTCGGGCAGCCCTGACACCATAGGACGTGCACGCCGCTGGCACGACCGAGGAGGGAGTAGAAGCCCACCGGACGTGGAAATAGACCAGGTGCGACCTGCGCGCAAGCCTTTGCAACCTGTATGAATGCTTAACCACGCTTCCTTAGCTTCCTTTGGTAGCTACTCAAGTAAGTCGATAAGTAAGAAGATGTGCTCCAACGAAATGATAGCCTAACACCCATGAAACCAATTCAGTACTTCACTTTCTTCGGCAGCCTGCTGGCCAGTGCCTCGGCCGTTGCTCAACTCACGCCCGCCCCCTCGGTGCCGGCTTCCGACACGTACTTCGGGGTGAAGGTAGACGACCCCTACCGCAACCTGGAAAACCTGACGGACCCTGCCGTAGCTGCCTGGATGAAAGCGCAGAGTGAGTACGCGCGCAAAACCCTGGATGGCATTCCGGGCCGGCAAAAGCTCATCGACCAGATGGTGGATTTCGACAAGCGCAAAGCCAGCCGCGTGAACGACCTGCGCGTAGCCGACAACGACCGGTATTTCTATTTCAAGTCACGGCCACAAGACCAGCAGCCCAAGCTCTACTGCCGCGACGGCTATGCGGGCGCCGAAGTGCTGCTCTTCGACCCCGAAACCTTCGAGCCGGGTAAAGTATACACCATCAGCTCTTTCACGCCTTCCTTCGACGGTTCTAAGGTGGCCTTCGCGCTCAGTCAAAAAGGCGAGGAAGTAGGAGAGGGGTACATCATGGATGTGAAGACCCGTAAACTGTACCCCGAGCGGATTCGTCCGATGTCGTTGGGCGGAGCTGGTGATTGGCTGCCCGATAACAACAGTTTCACGTACACGCCCCTCAACAGCGCCGACGTGAAAGACGCTGCCGCTCGCCTGAACACCCAATCGTTCGTGCACCGCGTGGGCACGCCGCAAAGCCAAGACAAGCCGGTGTTTTCAGCTAAAGTAGCCCCTGCGCTGGCCATCAAGCCCGAAGAGTATTCTTATGCCTTCTACGAAAAAGAAAGCAAGTTGCTTATCGGGGTGCTGTACACCGTGGACCGGTATCTGAAAGCGTACTACGCGCCAGTTACGGAGTTGAAGCAGCCCCAAATAGCGTGGAAACCCTTGTTCAAGTCCGAGCAGGAAGTAACCAACGTGGTGGCCGACGAGCAGTACCTCTACTTCACGACGTCGAAAAACACGCCGCGTCAGAAAATCATGCGTACGCCCGTTGCACGCCCTAACGTAGCCACGGCCGAGCTGCTGGTTCCTGAATCCACTGGCGAAGCCATCAACGACGAGCAACTCAAAGCCACGAAGGATGGGCTGTATTTTGTGCGGACTAAAAACGGGGTGGAAGCCAAGCTGTACTTCGTGGCGAAGAACTCGAAAACGGTGCGTGAACTGAAGCTGCCGCAAGCGGCGGGCCGGCTGGAACTGGTAACCAAAAACACGAAGTCGTCGGATTTGTGGGTGACGATGGGTGGCTGGACCACCGACCGCAAGCGCTACCGCTACGACGTGGCAGGCAGCAAGTTTGTGGCCGAGCCGCTGTCGTCGGAAGCGCAGTACCCTGAATTTGCCGACGTAGTAGTGGATGAAGTAATGGTGCCCTCGCACGACGGTACGCTGGTACCACTTTCCATCATGTACAAGAAAGGCACGCCCCGCAACGGCAGCGCGCCCACCCTTATGGTCGGGTACGGTGCCTATTCCCGGGCGATGGAACCCACGTTCATGCCGACTTTCTTGCTCTGGACGCAGCAAGGCGGTATTCTGGCCTGTCCGCACGTGCGCGGAGGTGGGGAGCTAGGCGAGGCCTGGCACAAAGCCGGCCAAAAAACAACCAAGCCCAACACCTGGAAAGACCTTATTGCCTGCGCCGACTACCTAGTGAAAAACCAGTATACCAGCCCCGGCAAAGTGGCCATCAACGGCGGCAGCGCAGGCGGCATCCTAATTGGCCGGGCCATGACCGAGCGGCCAGACTTGTTTGCGGTAGCCATTCCGGAAGTCGGGATTCTGAACGCCACGCGCATGGAGAATTCGCCTAATGGCCCCGCGAACGTACCGGAGTTTGGCACCATGCAAAAGGAAGACGAGGCCAAAGCCCTGCTGGAAATGGATGCCTACCAACACCTCAAGCCCGGCACCAAATACCCCGCCACGCTCGTCACGGCCGGTTTCAACGACCCACGCGTCATTGCTTGGCAGCCCGCTAAGTTTGCTGCCCGCCTGCAAGCCAGCAATACTTCTGGTAAGCCCATCCTCTTCTTCACCGACTACGACGCGGGCCACGGCATAGGCGACTCCAGGCAGAAGCAGTTTGAAAGCATTGCCGATTTGCTGGCCTTTGGGCTGTGGCAGACTGGTGCACCGGCATTTCAACTGAAAAGCACAGCAGTGAAATAGGCACACACGATAGAGGGCGGTATGGCAAGCGGTTGTTAGTTAGTTAGTTAGTTAGTTAGTTAGTCCATAACAGCTTGTAGTACGGAAGGAATCTAGGTGCAATCGTTGAGAAACTGAACGCAGATTCCGTGCTCCTCTTGGAGCAACAAGCGGGAACAATTTTGCCTGTTCGCAACGTTTTCTCCCCGACGTGCGTACATTCGCACCCCGCTATTCGTGGCGGGTCTCGTTCTTTCTAATTTGGGGCTGACCGGAATTGACAGCTTGTGCAAGTCGCGAGTAAGCGTGTCGGGAGTTGGATGAATCTCCCGTTAAAAAGTCGTCCAAACAACAACCGGCGAGTATAGCTACGCCATGGCTGCTTAGTCTAGGTACTAAGTAATGTCATCGTCCCGCATCCGTCTTCCTTTTCACGGGTGAGTTCGGGGCGTCGTAAGTATTAGGATAGTCTTGGTGGCGCTGCGACGCCAAGGCGAAACTCAAGCAGATAAGGACAAACCAAGGGCCTGATGTGCGCCTGGGATGTCTCGAAAATTCAAGCATAGATACACACGTAGAAAGCTCGACGCCTTCCTTGTCTGGACCAGGGTTCGAATCCCTGCAGCTCCACAGAAAACGCCGCTTCCGGTTTGGGAGCGGCGTTTTTGTTTTATGGGGATACAGATAGGAGTACTGTCTGCTGAGTGTGAAATAATTATGCCTCCCATCTTGAGAAACAACATGACAAAAAAACAACTTTGACCTACAATATTCCTTTTATAAAGAATTGGTCAAACAAACTCATTTAATAGGCGATATCATTCAAGAATTGATGCTCCGTAAGGTCAAGGCTGATGGGACTATGCACGCATTGATGTCTGCTACTAATAAGTTGAGGCCTGCAATTAGTGTAAACGGGAAGCTGAAGCACATGAGTACTACAAAAAAAGCCCCGATCTAAAGAGGCCGGGGCTTGTGGTTTAGAAGTAAATGAGTACACTTTACAGTGGAGGAAGACCTGTTTGGTCTACTACCCCGTTCCAATGCAAGCTGCTAGACGCTTTACCCGTCTGGTCGATATCAAAGTTGACCCTCCATACATAGCCGTAGGCTCGTGGGTCACGATCAATGAATTGTCCTCTCCAGTGGTAAGGAAAGACGACACCTGGATAGTCGGCTGTATTGATTTGCCCTTCAAATACATTGATAATCTTGTTGGCCTTTACTTCCGTGTAGTTTTTACGATACATCATAACACAGGGAAGCCCCGCAGGAAGCCCAGTTAAATTAATGGCTGCCTCGCTGGTAAAGCAATAGGAATCTGCCCGATAAGTCCACTGTTGGACAGCTGAGTTCGAAGAAACCTGACTGTTAAGCGAGGCATTCTTTGGCGCGGCTTCTTCTCTGCTGCAATTCGTAGTCATTACCCCAATCAAGGAGATACTCGCAAGTAGGATGTGTACATTCTTTCTCATGGTAGTAGAGGGTTGAAGATGAGTGAGAACATGAATATATATATAATAAACATAAAATTTCAAGCTTATATTACTGTTTCTTTATAATAACTTAACTCATATTTTTTTGACCTTTTTCGTTTTTAGATAAATTAAATTTGTTGGTGAATATGCTGCTAGCGTAAAGCGCTCTTTACTCTAGGTACGCCACTAAAAAGCCTCCCGGAGTAGGAAGGGCTTTAGTTAAGCTTGATTCTCTACCTTATGGCCTTAGTATTTTATTTCAACTTCCTATGAGCCTTAAGCAGACTATTAAAAACACACTCAATAAGCTGCCCTATGTACGGGGCTTACACGAAGCCAACGCCAACTTCACCAGAACGCGCTGTATCCAGCTGGGCATTTTTACTCTCCAATTATTTCAGTTGATGCGGTCAAGCAACAGACCGACACCATCTGGGCCAGCCGCGAACAAGACGGCATTGCTGGCATTAACTTGCGCACCATGGAGCAACTGGCCTTGCTGCAAGAGTTAAGCGTCTACTATCCCGAGATACCCTGGACAGTGCATAAGAAAGAAGGACTGCGCTACCAGTTCGAGAATGACTTCTATTTGTACACGGATGGCATCATTCTCTACTCCTTGCTACGGCACCTAAAGCCCAAGCGTGTGATTGAAATCGGATCCGGCTTTTCGTCGGCCGTGATGCTCGACACCAATGAGTTATTTTTGCAGCACAGACTGGAGCTAACGTTTATCGAGCCGTACGCTGGCCGGCTGCTCTCGCTCTTGTCTGAAGCTGATAAGTGACAGACGACCATTATTGAATCCTTTGTGCAGACGATTCCGCTGGCCACATATGACCAGTTGGAGGCCGGTGATATCTTATTCGTGGACAGTACGCGCGTAGTGAAAACTGGCAACGACGTAAATCACATCTTATTTGAGATTCTGCCACGTCTCAAGCCCGGCGTGTACATTCACTTCTATGATGTTTTTATCCTTTCGAATACCCGAAAGACTGGGTGTTTGGCGGCTACAATTGGAATGAGGACTACTTTCTGAAGTCATATCCTCATGTACAATACCACCTTCGAAATCCGGTTCTTTTCTGAATATTTGCACAAACACCACGCATCTGCCTTCCGAGATATGCCACTGGCCTACCAAAACCACGGGGGCAATTTATGGCTTCAAAAGAAATAGAAGCGTGTAAGTCCCCATAAGCCCTGACCTGTGGAGAGCGGGGCTTGTCTTTTAGGGAGCGTATTAGACTACCAGCCGAATTGAGATACGCCGTACCACATACACACTAGCAGTGCTAGCAAGAGCACCCAGCCTACTTTATCAAGTATAGACATTTGCTCATGTGCCCGGTTCAGACGGTGGGCAATACTTCTGCGACGCTTCTTAGTTTTTAGCATGATAGTTTGCATAGATTGGATAAGAAGATGTGCAAATTTATCACACTTCAGTGTAAAGTCTTAAGCTAGACCCAACATACCTTTTCGCGTCTTCGCTATATCTTCCACTCGTATCACGCCAGCACATTAGGTGCTCGCGTCTATCTTTACCTGCCTATCGTCTTTCTTCTACCGCGTGAAAAAGTCTTTATTTCCTAGCATTGCCGTTACACCTCCGCTTCCCTTGAATTATGCTGAGGCACCCGAATTTTTCAATAATAGCTATGAGTTGCCACAGGCTGCCCACTCCGACGCTGACGTAGCGCATAGTGCACGACAAGAGTCCGGGCGCAATGACACACGACCATACCATACACAAGAAATAGGGCAATGGGACGTGCGAGGAGCCTTCCTATTCTCCAATGGGCTGCTGTACACCCCGGTAAACTTATTGAAAGAAAGCTGTGTCGATGCAGTATTCTTACATCAGTATGCCCCTACCTATCCCCTGGTGCGCATTGCCAAAGATTTCTTGAAGCGGCGTATTGAGGTACTGCCTACAGCGGAAAAGTACGTCACCATATTCGACGCTTGGAGCAGCAATCATTACCACTTACTAATCGACGCACTACCCCGTTTGTTGTTATTGGAAGAGCACGAAGCCTATATTCTCTTGGCTCCCGACACGAGCTATATGCGCAAGTGTTTGGAACCACTGCTTTCTTTATACGGATTTCGCTTCAAGGCCGTACGCTATATAAATCGCGCCGTTTGGGTTAGTCAATGTCGGTTTATTTCTAAACTCACTACCTCCGGCTACACACACCCTGTGCTAGCCAAGCAATTAAAGGAGCGGCTAGCGTTGCCTTACAGCCACACTCGCAAGCTTTATGTAAAGCGCAGTAACGCCGCCTACCGGCGCGTACTGAATGAGGTGGCAGTAGAGGCGCTACTTGTAGCCCACGGCTTTGAAGTGATTGACTTTGATGAGTATTCTATTCCAGAGCAGGCCCGCTTAGCTGCCAGCGCGGCTATTATGGTCGGTATGCACGGAGCTGGTTTAACTAATGCCGTGTTTATGCCTATTGGTGCGCGCTTAGTGGAATTTCGGCGGACGGGTGTGCATCATAATCACTGTTACTGGTTTCTTGCTGCCGGCGTAGGGCTGGAGTATGCCACCATTTTTGGTAAGCCCGACCAAAGTGACTTGGTGTTAGAAGGCAACGGCTGCAATCTTACAATTCCGCTAGACGCCTTAGAACTTGCCATAAGGTGATTGTATGTACGGTTGCCTAGCTTTGCATTCCACCTATTGTATAGAGTAATGATAGCTGCCTTTCGTGCGCTATATCGCACTTGCCGTGAGGCACACACTGCTACTATCCCAGCCTTGCTCTTGTTTTACTGGCGCAAGCAATATGGTGTGAACCTGTTAGCTCAGCCTAACACGCAGATTGTTGGCATTCGAAACCTGCGCACGGGTACTGGTATTCTCAATGTTGGTGTCAGCTATGTCGGCTTTGCGGTGGCGCAAGATGTCGCTCGACTCAATATTAGTGGCAAGCTCCACACGGAAGGAGATGTGCGCATTGGCAAAGGATGCCGCCTCGATATAGGACCACAAGCTACAGTGCACATCGGGGAAGGCACTTACTTGAATCCGTACACGCGCATCGTTTCTTTGCACGGGCTGCGGATTGGTAAGTACTGTGCTATCAGTTGGGAATGTCAGTTTCTCGACGAAGATTTTCACGCCATTACGTATGAGACGCCTCGTCCGGCAAAAGACCCCCGCATTACAGTGGGCGACCATGTGTGGATTGGGAGCCGAGTTTCGGTTTTCAAGGGGGCCACAATTCCCACCGGATGCGTCGTTGCCTCTGGCGCTGTGGTAACTAAGGCATTCACCGAAGAGAACTGTTTGCTGGCTGGCAATCCAGCTGAGGTCGTGCGTCGTAATATTACCTGGGAATAATACCAGGTTTTACACGACTATCATGGATACACTACCTATTACCCCGATTTATGGCGCCAATACAGAGCGTCGGCATCAAGCTTTTCTTGTTTGCGTCGCTGGCCTAGCAGAGCGCCACAAGTGCTATTTGCAGGACGAAGGCAGAAGAATTACCGACTGCTATTCGCTGGAACTAGGTAATCTGAGCAGCCGAATTGAAATCCAGCAGGATGTGCCATCTACTTTATACGAAGAGCTACTTACCTGCTGGAAGCATTGCTTCTCTTAACTTCCACCTCACACACTATTGCTCCCACCAGAACTGCCAACAGTAGTGAGTGAGGCCAAAAGTTGGATTGTGTAATAAATCCGAAGTTGAAAACCGTTGCGGAGGTAAGTTTGTCGCTTTCAAGTAGTCTGCTTTTCTACTGCATCTGGACGCTCGGTTTGTAGTTCGTCGTGGTAGGCGCGGGCCCGGTAGGCCATGGGGGAGAGGCCAGTGTGCTTGCGGAAAAAGCGGGTGAAATATCCGGAATCCGCAAATTGCAGGGTGTAGGCAATTTCGGAAATCGAGGAGGACGTGTACACTAGGTGGTTGTGCGCCCTACGGATGGTGTTGGCATTCACGATTTCCAGTGCCGACTTGCCTTTCACGGCCTGGCAAATACGGTTGAGGTGTACGGGCGTAATGTTCAACTCCCGCGCGTACTGCGAAATCTTTTTCTCGAAGGGGGCGGCACGGGCTACGCTTTTTTGAAACTCGTGGAAGTAGTGCAGGTTGCGGTTGGAACTGGCCTTGGCTTTGTTTTCTTGGTGTTTCAGCAAGCGGAAGAGCTTCACGAACAGCAGCTTGAAGTAGCCATTCAAGGCCAGTTGCTTCTCCGGCAAGTTGGAATGCATTTCGGCGTGGATGTGCCGCTCCAAGCTTAAGAGCTCGGCGAAGCTTTCTTCCTCAGTGAAGTCGGTGAGCACGTACAGGCTGTTGAGTTCGATAAGAATAGCCGGGCTGACTTGCAGAATGGTGTCGAGGAGGGCGTCGGCGACGGTGAGGGAGCGGCCT is from Hymenobacter tibetensis and encodes:
- a CDS encoding prolyl oligopeptidase family serine peptidase, translating into MKPIQYFTFFGSLLASASAVAQLTPAPSVPASDTYFGVKVDDPYRNLENLTDPAVAAWMKAQSEYARKTLDGIPGRQKLIDQMVDFDKRKASRVNDLRVADNDRYFYFKSRPQDQQPKLYCRDGYAGAEVLLFDPETFEPGKVYTISSFTPSFDGSKVAFALSQKGEEVGEGYIMDVKTRKLYPERIRPMSLGGAGDWLPDNNSFTYTPLNSADVKDAAARLNTQSFVHRVGTPQSQDKPVFSAKVAPALAIKPEEYSYAFYEKESKLLIGVLYTVDRYLKAYYAPVTELKQPQIAWKPLFKSEQEVTNVVADEQYLYFTTSKNTPRQKIMRTPVARPNVATAELLVPESTGEAINDEQLKATKDGLYFVRTKNGVEAKLYFVAKNSKTVRELKLPQAAGRLELVTKNTKSSDLWVTMGGWTTDRKRYRYDVAGSKFVAEPLSSEAQYPEFADVVVDEVMVPSHDGTLVPLSIMYKKGTPRNGSAPTLMVGYGAYSRAMEPTFMPTFLLWTQQGGILACPHVRGGGELGEAWHKAGQKTTKPNTWKDLIACADYLVKNQYTSPGKVAINGGSAGGILIGRAMTERPDLFAVAIPEVGILNATRMENSPNGPANVPEFGTMQKEDEAKALLEMDAYQHLKPGTKYPATLVTAGFNDPRVIAWQPAKFAARLQASNTSGKPILFFTDYDAGHGIGDSRQKQFESIADLLAFGLWQTGAPAFQLKSTAVK
- a CDS encoding T9SS type A sorting domain-containing protein, which codes for MDTFFYSVSLLAVLLLPLAARAQLTVPAGSTLSVGSGSTLSVVGAVQNAGTITNQGTLQLTGHLTSTGTLSGTTGQLKLAGTGAAQSLNVSGVLSSLEILNPQGATLAAPLRVRQLQLTGGAVRLGAHTLTSTVGGTIAGVDGAAGRFIITDGTGMLQQIVGTTAQLFPTGPSATSYAPATLTRSVGSELYELRTASGFLSGGSTGAPLTSDAVGLHWELTAPDVRPFTLTVQWQADNELSGFDRTQSALGRWTGTAYGVTEDFGPAAGSGPYTRTVSGLTSTGPYVVLDRQAPLPVELTRFEAHRPAGQPRVQLHWNTASEKNNAGFEVQRQDEGQTSFRRVGFVAGRGTSSSPTDYAFQDPNDFRGLSYYRLRQLDQDGTESFSPVRVVSGLAGGAAFSLSAYPNPVATQSTLTLEATGLLPTGLQLTLYAADGRQVRHLSWPAGQAQQTLSADLPAGAYWLRYHAPDGTTGTLPLLVAE
- a CDS encoding acyltransferase, with the protein product MLLFYWRKQYGVNLLAQPNTQIVGIRNLRTGTGILNVGVSYVGFAVAQDVARLNISGKLHTEGDVRIGKGCRLDIGPQATVHIGEGTYLNPYTRIVSLHGLRIGKYCAISWECQFLDEDFHAITYETPRPAKDPRITVGDHVWIGSRVSVFKGATIPTGCVVASGAVVTKAFTEENCLLAGNPAEVVRRNITWE
- a CDS encoding AraC family transcriptional regulator, yielding MTKEIARYNGLYGDDKAQVSHTYIYSQLIAQRNRTTNWGLKPHLHGNLYQLFFLEAGQATLDTGAEPLPLQTPCVVLIPSNTVHAFTFSPQVKGRSLTVADALLDTILQVSPAILIELNSLYVLTDFTEEESFAELLSLERHIHAEMHSNLPEKQLALNGYFKLLFVKLFRLLKHQENKAKASSNRNLHYFHEFQKSVARAAPFEKKISQYARELNITPVHLNRICQAVKGKSALEIVNANTIRRAHNHLVYTSSSISEIAYTLQFADSGYFTRFFRKHTGLSPMAYRARAYHDELQTERPDAVEKQTT
- a CDS encoding glycosyltransferase family 61 protein; the encoded protein is MKKSLFPSIAVTPPLPLNYAEAPEFFNNSYELPQAAHSDADVAHSARQESGRNDTRPYHTQEIGQWDVRGAFLFSNGLLYTPVNLLKESCVDAVFLHQYAPTYPLVRIAKDFLKRRIEVLPTAEKYVTIFDAWSSNHYHLLIDALPRLLLLEEHEAYILLAPDTSYMRKCLEPLLSLYGFRFKAVRYINRAVWVSQCRFISKLTTSGYTHPVLAKQLKERLALPYSHTRKLYVKRSNAAYRRVLNEVAVEALLVAHGFEVIDFDEYSIPEQARLAASAAIMVGMHGAGLTNAVFMPIGARLVEFRRTGVHHNHCYWFLAAGVGLEYATIFGKPDQSDLVLEGNGCNLTIPLDALELAIR
- a CDS encoding OmpA family protein; its protein translation is MILTPFWRAAALGMLLVAAACSTDKKPEAATATVPLPIAATAAVAVPAEKPAAVAPETAPSVPAGFDPGAVPVSTATVGAFPFVSLLDGYKAMTRENSSGNSTKDYLKDVAFDQYEFFDGTKLIPVEGRLYTVRAMGKEASFFQVQKTYETLLKGLGGVTVFEGPTKKMKELKLAYGDPRHRSRYMPENEKMGVYMARLPDREIWVETYSVWDDANNYWLTVVEKKGLPMQATVLPAAEMKKALDATGHVALYLNFDTDQATLKPDAQATIAQIISLLAQSPDLKLAVQGHTDNLGTPQHNQELSEARARTVVATLAAQGIAADRLQAAGFGQTKPLADNATEEGKAKNRRVELVKL